The Vicinamibacterales bacterium genome contains the following window.
AGCGATAGAAGCGGCGCGACCCCCAACTGACGGCGTGCAGCGTGTGGTCGTCGGTGTTGTGGACGATCGCCCCGAGGTGGTCCGCGAAGCGGAACACTTCGGCCGCCTTCAGCGTGCCCGGATCGACCCGGTAGACGATGGAGCGGCTGTCCGGCCGGTACTCCGCCACCGTGACCCAGATGCTGCGGCCGTCGTAATCGATCCCCCCGGGGTGATACATCTGCCCTTCGCCCAGCGTGATGCTGGCGATGAGCCGGCCGGACGCGTCGAATTTGAACAGGTAGCCCAACCCGGCGACGTCGACGGCCGTCATATGGAACGTGTCGCCGATCTTGACGAGCCCCTGCGGGTGATGTGCCGGAAAGTCGAGGGGCACGGACGCGGCGAGCGTCCACACCGAGGCGCGCGTCAGCGCCGCAACCCGCCGCACGATCTCGCGTCCGGACGGCCGCGGCGCCTGGACGGCGTCCGTGGCGTTGACCACGACCCC
Protein-coding sequences here:
- a CDS encoding DUF6454 family protein, encoding MGRRSILPAALVAIGVVVNATDAVQAPRPSGREIVRRVAALTRASVWTLAASVPLDFPAHHPQGLVKIGDTFHMTAVDVAGLGYLFKFDASGRLIASITLGEGQMYHPGGIDYDGRSIWVTVAEYRPDSRSIVYRVDPGTLKAAEVFRFADHLGAIVHNTDDHTLHAVSWGSRRFYRWPLGRDGRPTNLAAPPAALRTLNRSHYVDYQDCKYAGARRMVCTGVTEIRGSPATAAKGDAAAGRFRLGGIDVVNLEDGRPEYQVPVNVWTTSGLVITQNPVWLEPHGEGLRAYVVPEDDKATLYIYDVR